The Bacteroidales bacterium genome window below encodes:
- a CDS encoding flippase-like domain-containing protein, with protein sequence MKKKLLDGVKLIVFLAIGIFFIWFFVKDLTEKEKEQIFESFSHAKYLWLFVGLIFALISHILRSLRWEMLLNTVGYKPKFKNTFLSLMIGYFANLALPRLGEITRCGILNKYEKIPFEKSFGTVVAERALDLLSFVVLFFLNLLIQYDAISGYVNEKIYQPLSQKFEFVGKGYFFYGSILLTIVFIVFLFVFHKKLLKYRIYQKIIKLFKGFWAGLISIGKVKRPALFVIYTISIWAMYFLMTYVCFFSLAETSETGAAAAFSVLIMGTIGIMLVQGGIGIYPVIVAETLSVPKYGVNNLTGFTLGWLIWIAQTAAIILSGIISLILLPVLNNKKSDTTGNHQK encoded by the coding sequence TTGAAAAAGAAACTTTTAGATGGTGTTAAACTTATAGTTTTTCTTGCTATCGGCATATTTTTTATTTGGTTTTTTGTTAAAGACCTCACCGAAAAAGAAAAGGAACAAATTTTTGAATCATTTTCACATGCCAAATATCTTTGGCTGTTTGTTGGTTTAATATTTGCCCTTATTAGTCATATTTTGCGTTCGTTGCGATGGGAAATGCTTTTAAATACCGTTGGATATAAACCAAAATTTAAAAACACTTTTTTAAGCCTGATGATAGGATATTTTGCAAATCTGGCCCTGCCAAGACTTGGAGAAATAACCCGCTGCGGCATTTTAAATAAATATGAAAAAATACCCTTTGAAAAATCATTTGGCACCGTTGTGGCAGAACGTGCCCTTGATTTGTTGTCATTTGTGGTTTTGTTTTTTTTGAACCTGCTTATTCAGTATGATGCTATTTCGGGTTATGTTAATGAAAAAATATATCAACCGCTATCACAAAAATTTGAATTTGTAGGTAAGGGATACTTTTTTTACGGATCAATATTACTAACGATTGTATTTATAGTGTTTTTGTTTGTTTTTCATAAAAAACTGCTTAAATACCGAATTTACCAAAAAATTATCAAACTTTTTAAAGGGTTTTGGGCGGGATTAATATCTATCGGAAAAGTGAAAAGGCCGGCTTTATTTGTGATTTATACGATTTCTATTTGGGCAATGTATTTTCTGATGACTTATGTTTGTTTTTTCAGCCTGGCAGAAACAAGCGAAACTGGCGCCGCTGCCGCATTTTCAGTTTTAATAATGGGGACAATTGGAATTATGTTAGTTCAGGGAGGTATTGGTATTTATCCGGTAATTGTTGCCGAAACACTTTCTGTTCCAAAGTATGGAGTTAATAATCTTACAGGATTTACGCTGGGATGGCTAATCTGGATTGCCCAAACAGCAGCAATTATTCTTTCGGGCATTATTTCTTTAATTCTTTTACCGGTTTTAAACAACAAAAAAAGTGACACAACTGGAAATCATCAAAAATAA